The following proteins are co-located in the Oceanimonas sp. GK1 genome:
- a CDS encoding RDD family protein → MASSYAGLPRAGVLRRLGAWLYDFLVVVALLMVAGFVCFGLTALALHLGWIDLGAHEDTAALLSASRSYQLVLLAVVLGFYCWFWRTSGQTLGMRAWRLRVQNTDGSRLTLGQCLVRALAALLGLGNFWIWLNPGTRLALQDRLAHCEMVVLTKEQNRQLLSRE, encoded by the coding sequence GTGGCTTCTTCTTATGCGGGTTTGCCCCGGGCCGGGGTGCTGCGGCGCCTGGGCGCCTGGCTTTATGATTTTCTGGTGGTGGTGGCGCTGCTGATGGTGGCGGGCTTTGTCTGTTTCGGGCTCACCGCCCTGGCCCTGCATCTGGGCTGGATTGATCTCGGGGCACACGAGGACACCGCCGCCCTGCTCAGCGCCAGCCGAAGCTACCAGCTGGTTTTACTGGCCGTGGTGCTGGGCTTTTACTGCTGGTTCTGGCGTACCAGCGGCCAGACCCTGGGCATGCGTGCCTGGCGGCTGCGCGTGCAGAATACCGACGGCTCACGGCTGACCCTAGGTCAGTGCCTGGTACGCGCCCTGGCCGCACTGCTGGGGCTGGGCAATTTCTGGATATGGCTTAACCCAGGTACCCGGCTGGCCCTGCAGGACAGGCTGGCCCACTGTGAAATGGTGGTACTCACCAAGGAGCAGAACCGGCAACTACTGAGCCGGGAATAA